The nucleotide sequence tgtttgtgatttCAACAGCTCTCTAATAAggaaaaaatagtttattttgttttgaatcttgtcatttttatgctggtatttttttttttttttttttttattaaaatatcaaacatacTTGTGTTTCAGGTACCAGTGGAGTGAATGATGCTCATGTGTTCATCAGTTCTGGTGAAAATGTCCGTCTGCCCTGTAATAATCATCTTCATGACTGCAAATCAACTACATGGATCTATAATAACAGACATTCAGCAACAGATGAACTGATTGGTTTAGGGATAAAGAAGAAAGACACAGAGAGACATGAGAGACTGAGTCTGGGGTCTGACTGCTCTCTGAACATCAAGAACATCATAAAAGAAGATTATGGATCTTACAGCTGCCGACAATATGTGAATGGACAACAACAAGGAACTGATGCACGTGTTTATCTGCATGTTCTTCATGGTAATTTTATGATTatatgatcaatttaaaaagGGCAAATTCTTCATTTAAACTCTCATGATGATTTAAagtgtgtgatttgtgtgttattttgtgtttcagtctcttcatcatcctcacagACTGAGATCAGTGCAGGCAGCTCTGTGACTCTCTCCTGTCAGTTGTTTTCATATACTGGAGTCTCTTGTGATGATTGGATCCGTTCTGAGGGAATTCAGCTGTTCTGGGTGAATCAGGCTGGTGTTAAACTGACAATATCAGACTCCAGATATCAGATATCAGCTCCAGGACACTGTATCATCACT is from Labeo rohita strain BAU-BD-2019 unplaced genomic scaffold, IGBB_LRoh.1.0 scaffold_278, whole genome shotgun sequence and encodes:
- the LOC127160027 gene encoding uncharacterized protein LOC127160027, with protein sequence MADKCHLCLLGLIILSSLLTGTSGVNDAHVFISSGENVRLPCNNHLHDCKSTTWIYNNRHSATDELIGLGIKKKDTERHERLSLGSDCSLNIKNIIKEDYGSYSCRQYVNGQQQGTDARVYLHVLHVSSSSSQTEISAGSSVTLSCQLFSYTGVSCDDWIRSEGIQLFWVNQAGVKLTISDSRYQISAPGHCIITLTTTLLNEDDNREWRCEVTHRNQVKTSVTYTVKSSGEKTISSIILSSHNVSNTKDY